A stretch of DNA from Candidatus Pseudomonas phytovorans:
GCAGCACCAGCGCGCCAAGGGCCAGCAACCCGCGAGTCAGGTAGCGGTTCATGCGGCCTGGGCCTGCAGGCGGGCGACCGGGCGTTCGCGCACCGGCCAGTTCAGCGCGGCAGCCAACAGGCTGAGCAGGATGGAAATCTGCCAGACCAGGTCGTAGCTGCCGGTGCGGTCATAGACCACCCCGCCCAACCAGCCACCCAGGAAGGCACCCAACTGGTGGAACAGGAAAACGATACCGCCGAGCATCGACAGGTTACGCACCCCGAACAGCGTAGCCACGGTGCCATTGGTCAGCGGCACCGTGGACAACCACAACAGGCCCATGGCGATGCCGAACAGGTAGGCGCTGAACTCGCTCACCGGCGCCCAGATGAACAGCACGATCACCACCGCACGCAGCAGGTACAACCCGGTCAGCAGGCGCGGCTTGGACATGCGACCACCCAGCCAGCCAGCCGTGAAAGTGCCCACGATATTGAACAGGCCGACCAACGCCAGCACCGTGGTACCGGTGCTCGCAGCCAGGTGCTGGTCAACCAGATAGGCCGGCAGATGCACGCCAATGAACACTACCTGGAAACCACACACGAAAAAGCCCAGTGCCAGCAACCAGAAACCGGAATGCGAACACGCCTCGCGCAGTGCCTGCCCCAAGGTCTGGTCGGCGCCATGACTGGGCAGCGGGCGGTCGCGCAGTAGGCCGACGAAGGGCACGATAAACGCCACCATCAGCCCCAGCACCAGCAACGCGGCCGACCAACCCAGCCACTGGATCAGGCCAAGGGTGCCCGGCAGCATGGCGAACTGGCCAAACGAACCGGCGGCGCTGGCAATGCCCATGGCCATGCTGCGCTTCTCTGCCGGCACCGCACGCCCGACCACACCGAGGATGACCGAAAACGACGTGCCGGACAGGCCGATGCCGATCAGCAAGCCGGCACTGAGCGACAACGACCAGGCAGAGTCTGCCATGCCCATGAAGATCAAGCCGACGGCGTAAAGAATGCCGCCAATGATCACCACCCGTGCCGCCCCCATACGGTCGGCCAAGGCACCGGCGAACGGTTGCGCCAGCCCCCAGATCAGGTTCTGCAAGGCAATGGCAAAGGCGAACACCTCACGCCCCCAGCCAAAATCGGCGCTCATCGGTGCCAGAAACAGGCCAAAGCCGTGCCGCACACCCAAGGACAGCGCAAGGATCAAAGCCGCCCCCACCAATACCCACCCGCTGGTTCGCCACACCGAAGTCATTGTCGTTATCTCCAGCACATCGCAAGGTTTTTGCGGGTATATACCCGCTTATAGTCGTATCAATTCAGGCCAGCTGGCCCAGCAAACGCACCAGCTCATCGCGCTGCCCTTCACCCAATCGCTCCACCAGCTCAACCTGCGCTTGTTCCCAGGCCGGATGCGCCGCACGCAGCAGTTTTGTACCGGCCTCGGTCAACAGCACCACGCGGTTGCGCTGGTCGTTGCCATCGGCCAGTACCACCAGCCCTTGGGCCTCCAGCACCCGCAGGTTGCGGCCCAAGGTACTGCGCTCCAGGCCCATGGCCTCGGCCAGGGTGGTGATACTGGGGCGGTCGAGCCGTTGCAGGTGCCTTAGCAGGGAAAACTGCGCGACATTGACCCCGAAGCCGGCAAGGGCTTCGTCGTAATGCCGGCTCACCCCACGGGCGGCACGACGCAAATGGGTGCAGATGCATTCACTGGTCAGCATGGATACGTGTATATACCCGCGTCATGAGTGTTGCAAGAGGTTTCACGGCTGCGCCACAGAATGCGCGCATGCTTTGGGATTTGGACTGACATCAAAGGCCAAGCGCCAATCCAAGCACGACGCTTAGTTCCAGCAACTCCAGCAACGCACCAGCGGTATCACCGGTGGTCCCACCAAGGCGCCGGCACATCAGATGCCGCAACCAGGCAAACACCGCCAGCGCCAGCGCCACGCCCCATCCACCCAAGACCAGACAGAAAAACGCACTGCCCAGCAGCACCCAACCGGCTGTGCGCCGGGGCAAATGCTCGGCTAGAGCTTGGCCCAACCCGCCGGGCCGCACATAAGGTGTACAGAGGAACAGGCCCAACATGGCCGCCCGCCCGATCAGGGGAGCCAACAGCAACTGCACGCCGATGCCCTGCTCTACCAGTACCCACAGGGCACAGAACTTGAGCAGCAGCACCAGCACCAGAGTGACAACGGCAATCGGCCCGCTACGCGGGTCTTTCATGATCTGCAGGGTACGCTCCCGATCACCGAAGCCGCCTAGCCACGCATCAGCGCTGTCGGCCAGGCCATCCAGGTGCAAGGCGCCACTGAGCACTACCCACAACGTCAGCAGCAAAGCAGCATGCAACGGCGCCGGCGTACCTTGCAGCAGGGCGCTGGCCAGCCACAGCAGCAACCCGAACAACAGCCCGACCAGCGGGTAGAACAGCAGCGAACGCCCCAGCTCGCGCGGTGCCGGCATGCCCGGCAGGCTCACCGGCAAGCTGCTGAGAAACTGCAAGGCAATCCAGAACGGTAACATTTCAGTGATCCTCGGCCAGTTGACCGTCGTCCCCCATCACCAGCCGCACCAGCGCCCCATGCCCGACTTCAACCTGCAAGAGCTGCTCCTTCGGCAAGCCACGTGCCCGGGCCAGCAACAATCGCATCACACCGCCATGGGTGACCAGCAGCACCCGCTTGCCGGCATGCTGGCGGCTCAAACCCTCGACAGCGGTCAGCACCCGCTCGGCAAATGCCTGCACCGGTTCGCCATTGGGCGGGGTGTAGCCGTAGGGGTCCGCCCAGAAGCGCCCCAGTGCATCCGCCTGGTCTTCCATGATCTGCGCCGCGCTACGGCCTTCCCAGTCGCCGAAATGCAGCTCTTGCAAACCTGCTTCACGCTGCACGGGCAAACCAAGCCGCCCACCCAGTTCGTCGGCAAACCGCGCACAACGCTGCAACGGCGAACTGATCAGCACCTGCCACGGGCCGGCTTCGGCCACGGCGCTGCGCATCTGCGCCCAGCCCTTGTCAGTGAGGGCATCATCGAGGCTGCCGCGCAGGCCGCCCTGTTCTGTTTCGCCGTGGCGCAGCAGGTCGAGGATCATGCCGGGCGGTCCGCCACAGCGGCTTCGGCAAAGGTCGCCATCTGCCCGTGCAGCGCACAGGCCAGGCGCAACAGCGGCACGGCCAGCGCAGCGCCACTGCCCTCACCCAGGCGCAGGCCCAGCGCCAATAGCGGCTCTGCCTGCAATGCCTCCAGCAAAGCCTTGTGCCCAGGCTCCGCGCCTTGATGGGCAAACAGCAACCATGCCCGGCACTGCGGATTGAGGCGCACCGCCGCCAGGGCGGCAACACTGCAAATGAAGCCGTCCACCAGCACTGCGACCCCTGCCTGTGCGCAGCCGATGTAGGCGCCGGCCAAGGCAGCGATCTCAAAGCCGCCAACACAACCCAGTGCCTGCAATGGGTCTGCGGCCTGCAGGCCGTGCAGGCTCAGCGCCCGCTCGATGACCTCGGCCTTGTGCTGCACACCCGCGTTGTCCAGGCCGGTGCCCGGGCCGCTCAACTCAGCAGGCGGGCAGCCCAAGAGGACGCTGGCCAAGGCAGCGGCGGCCGTGGTGTTGCCAATACCCATCTCGCCGCCGATGAACAGCTGCGCGCCCTGTTCGGCGGCGCGCAATGCACTGTCACGGCCTGCCTGCAAGGCAGCTTGCGACTGCGCCTCGGTCATCGCTGGCTGACGGGCGAAGTTGGCCGTGCCGGCACCCAGGCGCAGATGGCGCACACCAGGCAGTTCCAGATGAGAGTCGATGGTGCCCAGATCGACCACCTCAAGGCTGGCCTTCAGCTCGCCCGCCAACACGCTGATAGCCGCACCACCGCCGACGAAGTTGCGCAGCATCTGCCCGGTCACCGCCTGGGGGTAGGCCGAGATACCTTCTTCGACCACACCGTGGTCACCGGCAAAAATGCTGATGGCAACCTGGTCCAGGGTTGGCCGCTCACGCCCTTGCAGGCCCGCCAGCTGAATGGCCAGGCCTTCCAGCTGGCCGAGTGAACCGGCAGGTTTGGTCAGCTGTTGCTGACGGGCGCGGGCCTGGTCCATGGCAGCGATATCGAGGGGTTGGCAGGCGTCACGCCACCAGGCTTGAGTCATAGTGCAGGTCCTTTGAGCATTAAGGGCAGGCCGGCCACAGTCAGCACCACGCGCTGGCAGCGTTCGGCCACGGCCTGGTGCAGCCAGCCGGCCAAATCGACATAGCGGCGGGTCAGTTCGCCCATGGGCACCACGCCCAGGCCGGTTTCGTTGCTGACCAGAATGAGGGTGCCAGGCAACTGCTCCAGGCAGGCCAGCAGGGCGTCACGCTCCTCGGCCAGGCGTTGGTCGTCTTCGAGCATCAGCAGGTTGGTCAGCCACAACGTCAGGCAGTCCACCAGCAAGCAACGCCCTTCGGCCGCTTCGGCGCGCAGTACTGCGGCCAGGGCCAGCGGTTCTTCGATCAGCCCCCAGTCAGCGGGACGGCGCTGGCGGTGCAGCGACACGCGTTCGTTCATTTCACCATCCAGCGGCTGGCTGGTGGCGATGTAGGTCACGGGCTGGCCACTGGCGCTGGCCAGTTGTTCGGCCAGGCGGCTCTTGCCGGAGCGGGCGCCACCGAGGATCAGGCTGTGCATGTCAGGCCACCCCACACAGTTGGCGCAGGTGCGCGGTGTCCAGGTGTTTTTCCACCAGGTCGGCCAGGCGCTCGATGTCGCGTTCGCGCAAGGCTTCGTAATCGATGCTCTGCACATCCTCCAGGCCAGCCCAGCGCAGCAGCGCAGCACACGACTGGCTGCCTTCGAACAGGCCGTGCAGGTAGGTGGCAAGAATCTGGCCATCGGCACTGACCGCGCCATCACAGCGGCCATCGGCAAGCTGCACGGCGGGCTGCTCCAGGGCAGGGCCGGTGGTGACGCCAGCGTGAATTTCATAGCCGGCAACCGGTACCGCTTCAAGGTTCAATGCCCCGGCAACGTTGCGCAGTTGCTTCTCGGCTTCGAGCACCGTGGCGTAATCGAGCAGGCCAAGCCCCGGGCTTGAACCGGCAGCCCCTTCAAGGCCCAGCGGGTCATGCACTTCGCGGCCAAGCATCTGCAGGCCACCGCAGATCCCGATCAACTTGCCACCGTAGCGCAGGTGCCGCTCGATGGCCTTGTCCCAACCGCGCTCGCGCAGCTGTGCCAGGTCACCGCGCACGCTTTTGGAGCCTGGCAGGATGATCAGGTCGGCAGCCGGGATCGGCTGGCCAGGGCCAATGAACTGCAGGTCCACCTGCGGGTGCAGGCGCAACGGGTCGAAGTCGGTGTGGTTACTGATGCGCGGCAATACCGGGACGATCACCTTGAGCACGCGCTCGCTTTTGGCGCCTTGGCGCACATCGATGCCGTCTTCGGCCTCAAGGTGCAGGTCGGTGACGTAAGGCAGCACGCCCAGCACCGGCTTGCCGGTACGTTGCTCCAGCCAGTCCAGCCCCGGCTGCAACAAGGCGATATCGCCACGGAAGCGGTTGATGACAAAGCCTTTGACCCGCGCCTGTTCACTGGGCGACAGCAATTCCAGCGTGCCCACCAGGTGGGCGAACACGCCGCCGCGGTTGATGTCGGCAACCAGGATCACCGGGCAGTCCACCGCCTCGGCAAAGCCCATGTTGGCGATGTCGCCGGCGCGCAAGTTGATCTCTGCCGGCGAGCCCGCGCCCTCGACCATGACCACCGGGTACGCGGCACTCAGGCGCTGGTGCGAAGCCAGCACCGCCTGCATGGCGATGGCTTTGTAATCGTGGTAAGCCACCGCGTTCATGCTGGTGACCGCACGCCCGTGGATGATCACCTGGGCGCCGGTATCGCTGTTGGGTTTCAGCAACACGGGGTTCATATCGGTGTGGGGTGGCAGCCGGCAAGCCTGCGCCTGAACCGCCTGGGCGCGGCCAATTTCACCGCCGTCGGCAGTCACTGCGCTGTTCAGCGCCATGTTCTGTGGTTTGAACGGCACCACGCCAACGCCTTGGCGCAGCAGCCAGCGGCACAGGGCAGTCACCAGCGTGCTTTTGCCGGCGTCGGAGGTGGTGCCTTGCACCATGAGGGTGGTCATGCCGATTCCTTTTGGTAGTCCGCCAGGGCCTGGGCCAGGCGCTGTTCGTCCCCTGCGCATTCGGGCAGCCCAAGGCGCACGGCCGGTGGGTGCTCGAACAAGCGCACCAGGATGCCGCGACGGGCAAGAAAGCCATGCAACTGCGCGGCGCGCTCGCTGCGCACGTACTGGAACAGATCACAGCCACCGCTGGGTGCAAGGCCCGTGCTGGACAGCACTGTTGCCAACCGTTGGCTGGCGGCAGCGCAACGTTCGATCTGCACGCGCTGGGCGGGCTTGTCGGCCAGGCTGGCCTGGGCCAGCACCCGGGTTGGGCCGTTGACCGTCCACGGGCCAAGCAGCTCGGCCAGGCGCAACAACAGGCTGCGCTCGGCGGCGACGAAGCCCAGGCGTACCCCGGCCAGCCCAAAGAATTTGCCGAACGAACGTAGCACGATCAACCCCGGGCGCTCGGCGCAATCGACCACGCCATCCGCCGGGGAGTTGTCCATGAACGCTTCGTCGACCACCAGCCAGCCACCGCGGGCAGCCAGGCGTGCATGCCAGCCCAGCAGGCGCTCGCGCGGCACGCGCTGCCCGGTCGGGTTGTTGGGGTTGACCAGCACCAGCACGTCGAGGCTGTCGAGCGTGGCATCGACCTGCGCCTCGGCCAGCTCAACCAGTTGATGCCCCGCCCTTTGCCAGGCATACGGGTGCTCGGCATAGCACGGCGACAGCACCCCTATCCGCCCGGCCGCACGCAGCAGCGGCAAAGCCTGGATTGCCGCTTGAGAGCCGGCCACCGGCAGCAGCTGGTGGGCGCCGTAATAGGTGCGTGCCGCCGCCTCAAGGCCGTCGTCAGTTTCCGGCAGGCGAGCCCAGGCATCTGTAGGTATCGGCGGGATCGGGAATGGCCAGGGCGCAATGCCGCTGGACAGGTCGAGCCACTGCTCGCGAGGGATACTGTATTGCTGCACTGCACGCAGCAGGCGGCCACCGTGTTCAAGCATTGATGTAAGCCCCCAGGCAGATCAACAACAGCCACAGCCACACGCCGCGCTGCACCAGGCTCCAGCCACGTTCGATGGC
This window harbors:
- a CDS encoding MFS transporter; its protein translation is MWRTSGWVLVGAALILALSLGVRHGFGLFLAPMSADFGWGREVFAFAIALQNLIWGLAQPFAGALADRMGAARVVIIGGILYAVGLIFMGMADSAWSLSLSAGLLIGIGLSGTSFSVILGVVGRAVPAEKRSMAMGIASAAGSFGQFAMLPGTLGLIQWLGWSAALLVLGLMVAFIVPFVGLLRDRPLPSHGADQTLGQALREACSHSGFWLLALGFFVCGFQVVFIGVHLPAYLVDQHLAASTGTTVLALVGLFNIVGTFTAGWLGGRMSKPRLLTGLYLLRAVVIVLFIWAPVSEFSAYLFGIAMGLLWLSTVPLTNGTVATLFGVRNLSMLGGIVFLFHQLGAFLGGWLGGVVYDRTGSYDLVWQISILLSLLAAALNWPVRERPVARLQAQAA
- a CDS encoding MarR family winged helix-turn-helix transcriptional regulator, which gives rise to MLTSECICTHLRRAARGVSRHYDEALAGFGVNVAQFSLLRHLQRLDRPSITTLAEAMGLERSTLGRNLRVLEAQGLVVLADGNDQRNRVVLLTEAGTKLLRAAHPAWEQAQVELVERLGEGQRDELVRLLGQLA
- a CDS encoding adenosylcobinamide-GDP ribazoletransferase, producing the protein MLPFWIALQFLSSLPVSLPGMPAPRELGRSLLFYPLVGLLFGLLLWLASALLQGTPAPLHAALLLTLWVVLSGALHLDGLADSADAWLGGFGDRERTLQIMKDPRSGPIAVVTLVLVLLLKFCALWVLVEQGIGVQLLLAPLIGRAAMLGLFLCTPYVRPGGLGQALAEHLPRRTAGWVLLGSAFFCLVLGGWGVALALAVFAWLRHLMCRRLGGTTGDTAGALLELLELSVVLGLALGL
- a CDS encoding alpha-ribazole phosphatase family protein gives rise to the protein MILDLLRHGETEQGGLRGSLDDALTDKGWAQMRSAVAEAGPWQVLISSPLQRCARFADELGGRLGLPVQREAGLQELHFGDWEGRSAAQIMEDQADALGRFWADPYGYTPPNGEPVQAFAERVLTAVEGLSRQHAGKRVLLVTHGGVMRLLLARARGLPKEQLLQVEVGHGALVRLVMGDDGQLAEDH
- the cobT gene encoding nicotinate-nucleotide--dimethylbenzimidazole phosphoribosyltransferase, which translates into the protein MTQAWWRDACQPLDIAAMDQARARQQQLTKPAGSLGQLEGLAIQLAGLQGRERPTLDQVAISIFAGDHGVVEEGISAYPQAVTGQMLRNFVGGGAAISVLAGELKASLEVVDLGTIDSHLELPGVRHLRLGAGTANFARQPAMTEAQSQAALQAGRDSALRAAEQGAQLFIGGEMGIGNTTAAAALASVLLGCPPAELSGPGTGLDNAGVQHKAEVIERALSLHGLQAADPLQALGCVGGFEIAALAGAYIGCAQAGVAVLVDGFICSVAALAAVRLNPQCRAWLLFAHQGAEPGHKALLEALQAEPLLALGLRLGEGSGAALAVPLLRLACALHGQMATFAEAAVADRPA
- the cobU gene encoding bifunctional adenosylcobinamide kinase/adenosylcobinamide-phosphate guanylyltransferase, translating into MHSLILGGARSGKSRLAEQLASASGQPVTYIATSQPLDGEMNERVSLHRQRRPADWGLIEEPLALAAVLRAEAAEGRCLLVDCLTLWLTNLLMLEDDQRLAEERDALLACLEQLPGTLILVSNETGLGVVPMGELTRRYVDLAGWLHQAVAERCQRVVLTVAGLPLMLKGPAL
- a CDS encoding cobyric acid synthase encodes the protein MTTLMVQGTTSDAGKSTLVTALCRWLLRQGVGVVPFKPQNMALNSAVTADGGEIGRAQAVQAQACRLPPHTDMNPVLLKPNSDTGAQVIIHGRAVTSMNAVAYHDYKAIAMQAVLASHQRLSAAYPVVMVEGAGSPAEINLRAGDIANMGFAEAVDCPVILVADINRGGVFAHLVGTLELLSPSEQARVKGFVINRFRGDIALLQPGLDWLEQRTGKPVLGVLPYVTDLHLEAEDGIDVRQGAKSERVLKVIVPVLPRISNHTDFDPLRLHPQVDLQFIGPGQPIPAADLIILPGSKSVRGDLAQLRERGWDKAIERHLRYGGKLIGICGGLQMLGREVHDPLGLEGAAGSSPGLGLLDYATVLEAEKQLRNVAGALNLEAVPVAGYEIHAGVTTGPALEQPAVQLADGRCDGAVSADGQILATYLHGLFEGSQSCAALLRWAGLEDVQSIDYEALRERDIERLADLVEKHLDTAHLRQLCGVA
- the cobD gene encoding threonine-phosphate decarboxylase CobD, producing MLEHGGRLLRAVQQYSIPREQWLDLSSGIAPWPFPIPPIPTDAWARLPETDDGLEAAARTYYGAHQLLPVAGSQAAIQALPLLRAAGRIGVLSPCYAEHPYAWQRAGHQLVELAEAQVDATLDSLDVLVLVNPNNPTGQRVPRERLLGWHARLAARGGWLVVDEAFMDNSPADGVVDCAERPGLIVLRSFGKFFGLAGVRLGFVAAERSLLLRLAELLGPWTVNGPTRVLAQASLADKPAQRVQIERCAAASQRLATVLSSTGLAPSGGCDLFQYVRSERAAQLHGFLARRGILVRLFEHPPAVRLGLPECAGDEQRLAQALADYQKESA